Proteins encoded by one window of Cellvibrio sp. KY-GH-1:
- a CDS encoding CBS domain-containing protein gives MSSILVRDYMQSSLQAITSNASVREVVEHLLKWNVTGAPVVDEQMMVIGFVSEQDCIKEMLNSAFYAEDSALVTDIMRRDVLSVTPDTSILEIAETMLDNKPKNYPVIDQGRLVGLINRRHILQALKENTGSYFSLRRDAPIFTVSKQFL, from the coding sequence ATGTCATCAATTCTTGTGCGCGATTACATGCAGTCCAGTCTCCAAGCGATCACATCAAACGCAAGTGTGCGTGAAGTTGTTGAGCATTTACTCAAGTGGAATGTCACGGGGGCTCCGGTCGTTGATGAGCAAATGATGGTAATTGGTTTTGTGTCTGAGCAAGATTGCATCAAAGAGATGCTCAACAGCGCCTTTTACGCGGAAGACTCTGCTTTAGTGACGGATATTATGCGGCGCGATGTTCTTAGTGTTACGCCAGACACCAGCATACTGGAAATCGCTGAAACTATGCTGGACAACAAGCCCAAGAACTACCCGGTAATTGATCAGGGCAGGTTGGTGGGGCTGATTAATCGCCGCCATATTCTGCAGGCGCTCAAAGAAAATACGGGAAGCTATTTTTCTTTGCGCAGAGACGCCCCCATTTTTACTGTCAGTAAACAATTTTTATAG
- the dnaE gene encoding DNA polymerase III subunit alpha: MPAANFVHLRLHTEFSLSDSLVRIKSLIKRVAELNMPACAITDQTNFYGLIKFYKAAQGSGVKPIAGSDFWVASSDAEGKPTLLTLLAMNDKGYKNIIELISRAWRQGQQQGVAYIQREWISEYSEGVIALSGGKYGDVGMALLGGRHAQAQELLQGWMREFPNRYYLELQRTGRENDENHLHAAVSLASELNCPVVATNDVRFLKASEFEVHEARVCIGEGRTLDDPRRERRYSDQQYLRSAEEMAELFSDIPEAIANTIEIAKRCTINIQMGKYFLPEYPVPEGLTEAEFFRKISHEGLEERLERILDRSAANYAERRKIYEDRITFELDIIIQMGFPGYFLIVMDFIQWAKDHDIPVGPGRGSGAGSLVAYSLKITDLDPLQYDLLFERFLNPERVSMPDFDIDFCMDNRDKVISYVADNYGRDAVSQIITFGTMAAKAVVRDVARVQGKSYGLADKLSKMIPPTPGMTLAQALEEEPQLKEFIAIDGDAGEIWEMAVQLEGLTRNVGKHAGGVVIAPTKLTDFAPLFCDETGSGLVTQFDKGDVEEAGLVKFDFLGLRTLTIIDWARIMIDKQRLKKGESPLDISAIPLDDAKTFGLLKRAETTAVFQLESRGMKDLIKRLQPDNIEDLIALVALFRPGPLESGMVDDFINRKHGRAQVAYPDAKFQHHTLKPVLEPTYGVIVYQEQVMQIAQVLAGYTLGGADMLRRAMGKKKPEEMAKQRSVFEEGAKGQGVDPELAIKIFDLVEKFAGYGFNKSHSAAYAIVSYQTAWLKAHYPAHFMAATMSSDMDKTDKVVTFIEECRTMKLKLLPPDVNSGEFHFTVDDDGRIIYGLGAIKGLGEGPVESIIAARNEGGPFTDLFDFCARVDPRKVNKRALEAIIRSGAADRLGPTYNAHDHLIDHDRAVMFASMGEAVKTAEQAAANSNAGMMDLFGAVIAEEQSTKDVYADFRRSRSWTMKERLNAEKETLGLYLTGHPIDEYESELEHLVSSRIANLKPEKGNQTIAGLIISQRVVKTRRGDNMAILTLDDRTGRMDVTVFAETFNNSRDLLQKDGLFIVSGQVRYDDFSGMLKMSAENVRLLADVRQEKVRELLLELESGVLPSGFAREFAEILEPYRQSPQQDARCGLVIDYLRSDARAQLRLAPQWNVRPEDELLQRLRDAYGNTRVRLIY; this comes from the coding sequence ATGCCCGCTGCCAATTTTGTTCATTTGCGTTTGCACACCGAGTTCTCACTTAGCGATAGCCTGGTGCGAATTAAATCGCTGATCAAACGAGTGGCAGAATTAAATATGCCTGCCTGTGCTATCACCGATCAAACCAACTTCTATGGCTTGATTAAGTTTTATAAGGCGGCGCAAGGTTCGGGTGTTAAGCCAATTGCGGGCAGTGATTTTTGGGTTGCCAGCAGTGATGCGGAAGGCAAGCCAACCCTGTTAACGCTATTGGCTATGAATGACAAGGGTTATAAAAATATTATCGAATTAATTTCCCGTGCCTGGCGCCAGGGCCAGCAACAGGGTGTTGCCTATATTCAACGTGAGTGGATTAGTGAATATAGTGAAGGCGTTATTGCCTTATCCGGTGGTAAGTATGGAGATGTGGGTATGGCGTTGCTAGGAGGTCGCCATGCACAAGCGCAGGAGTTATTGCAGGGTTGGATGCGGGAATTTCCAAATCGTTATTATCTGGAGCTCCAGCGCACTGGTCGTGAAAATGACGAAAATCATTTGCACGCGGCTGTGTCTTTAGCGAGTGAATTGAATTGTCCGGTAGTGGCAACCAATGATGTTCGCTTTTTAAAAGCCAGCGAATTTGAAGTTCATGAGGCGCGTGTGTGTATCGGTGAGGGGCGCACACTCGACGACCCACGGCGTGAGCGTCGCTACAGTGACCAGCAATATCTGCGTTCTGCAGAAGAAATGGCGGAGTTGTTTAGCGATATTCCAGAGGCCATTGCGAACACCATCGAAATTGCAAAACGTTGCACCATTAATATTCAAATGGGTAAATATTTTTTGCCCGAGTATCCGGTGCCGGAGGGTTTAACCGAAGCAGAATTTTTCCGCAAAATTTCGCATGAAGGATTGGAAGAGCGCCTGGAGCGGATTCTGGATAGATCCGCTGCCAATTATGCAGAGCGTCGTAAAATTTACGAAGACCGGATTACTTTTGAATTAGATATTATTATCCAAATGGGTTTCCCAGGGTATTTCCTGATCGTAATGGATTTTATTCAGTGGGCCAAGGATCACGATATCCCGGTAGGGCCTGGGCGGGGTTCGGGCGCAGGTTCACTGGTGGCCTACTCGTTAAAAATTACCGATTTGGATCCGCTGCAATATGATCTCCTGTTCGAACGTTTCCTGAACCCGGAACGGGTATCCATGCCCGACTTTGATATCGATTTCTGCATGGATAACCGCGATAAAGTTATTTCCTATGTGGCGGATAACTATGGGCGCGATGCGGTAAGCCAGATTATTACCTTTGGTACCATGGCCGCAAAAGCGGTAGTGCGCGACGTCGCGCGCGTGCAAGGGAAATCCTACGGGCTTGCCGATAAGCTATCCAAAATGATTCCGCCCACGCCGGGTATGACACTAGCGCAGGCGTTAGAAGAAGAGCCGCAGTTAAAAGAATTTATTGCGATTGATGGTGATGCCGGTGAAATTTGGGAAATGGCTGTGCAATTGGAAGGGCTTACGCGCAACGTCGGCAAGCATGCCGGCGGTGTAGTTATCGCCCCTACCAAGTTAACTGATTTTGCTCCACTATTTTGCGACGAAACTGGTAGCGGCCTGGTTACTCAATTTGATAAAGGGGATGTAGAAGAAGCAGGCTTGGTGAAGTTCGACTTCCTCGGCCTGCGTACGCTCACCATTATCGATTGGGCGCGTATCATGATTGATAAACAGCGCCTGAAAAAAGGTGAGTCACCACTCGATATCAGTGCCATTCCTCTTGATGATGCGAAAACATTTGGCCTGCTAAAACGCGCAGAAACTACCGCGGTATTCCAGTTGGAATCCCGCGGGATGAAAGACCTGATTAAGCGCTTACAGCCAGATAACATTGAAGATCTGATCGCACTGGTTGCGTTGTTCCGTCCGGGGCCGTTGGAATCGGGCATGGTGGATGACTTTATCAATCGTAAACACGGTCGCGCGCAAGTTGCTTATCCCGACGCAAAATTCCAGCATCACACCTTAAAGCCGGTACTGGAGCCAACCTATGGTGTAATTGTTTATCAGGAACAGGTAATGCAAATTGCGCAGGTGCTTGCCGGTTATACGCTCGGTGGTGCAGATATGCTGCGCCGTGCGATGGGTAAGAAAAAACCGGAGGAGATGGCCAAGCAACGCTCGGTGTTTGAAGAGGGTGCTAAAGGGCAGGGTGTTGATCCTGAATTGGCGATAAAAATTTTCGACCTGGTGGAAAAATTTGCGGGTTATGGTTTTAACAAATCTCACTCTGCCGCTTACGCGATTGTTTCTTATCAAACCGCTTGGTTAAAAGCGCATTACCCAGCGCATTTTATGGCGGCGACCATGTCATCCGATATGGATAAAACCGATAAGGTAGTTACCTTTATCGAAGAATGTCGCACTATGAAATTGAAATTGTTGCCGCCGGACGTGAATTCCGGCGAGTTTCATTTTACGGTGGATGACGATGGTCGAATTATTTATGGCCTTGGTGCGATTAAAGGTTTAGGCGAAGGCCCGGTTGAATCTATTATTGCCGCGCGTAATGAAGGTGGGCCATTTACAGATTTATTTGATTTCTGCGCCCGTGTAGATCCACGTAAAGTAAACAAGCGCGCGTTAGAAGCGATTATTCGCTCAGGTGCGGCAGATCGTTTGGGCCCCACCTATAACGCACATGATCATTTAATTGATCATGATCGCGCGGTGATGTTCGCCTCTATGGGTGAAGCTGTAAAAACGGCGGAGCAAGCAGCTGCAAATTCTAATGCGGGAATGATGGATTTATTCGGTGCTGTAATTGCGGAGGAACAATCCACCAAAGATGTATATGCCGACTTCCGTCGCTCGCGCTCCTGGACTATGAAAGAGCGGTTGAATGCAGAAAAGGAAACCTTGGGTTTATATTTAACCGGGCATCCAATTGACGAGTATGAAAGTGAACTGGAACATTTGGTAAGCTCGCGAATCGCCAATTTAAAACCGGAAAAAGGCAATCAAACCATAGCTGGATTAATCATTTCGCAACGTGTAGTAAAAACCAGGCGCGGCGACAACATGGCCATATTGACGCTTGATGATCGTACCGGACGAATGGACGTTACAGTTTTTGCGGAAACGTTTAATAATTCGCGCGATTTATTGCAGAAGGATGGTTTGTTCATTGTCAGTGGGCAGGTTCGTTACGATGACTTTAGCGGCATGTTAAAAATGAGTGCCGAGAATGTGCGCTTGCTCGCCGATGTGCGCCAGGAAAAAGTGCGTGAATTATTGCTAGAGCTTGAGTCTGGAGTATTGCCCTCCGGCTTTGCGCGTGAATTTGCGGAAATACTTGAGCCTTATCGTCAATCACCCCAACAAGATGCACGTTGTGGGTTGGTAATCGATTATTTGCGCAGTGACGCGCGCGCGCAATTGCGTTTGGCTCCTCAGTGGAATGTTCGCCCTGAAGACGAGTTGCTGCAGCGTTTGCGCGATGCTTATGGAAATACTCGCGTACGTTTGATCTATTAG
- a CDS encoding OmpH family outer membrane protein: MVVLDPTAAVMGTAAAKAKFEKLQKSADFAAAKAKLDGLAADIKALQAEYQKDGMTWSAEKRAENEKKLQSLGQDYQFQGKKLQSEQQALMQQIMQELGPKMEAVVKQLVESEKIGMIVDAKSVMMAKPENDLTPKVTELLNKAK; this comes from the coding sequence GTGGTAGTGCTTGATCCAACTGCGGCTGTTATGGGTACTGCTGCGGCTAAAGCAAAATTTGAAAAACTGCAAAAAAGTGCTGATTTTGCGGCGGCAAAAGCCAAGCTTGATGGTTTGGCAGCAGATATCAAAGCCCTGCAAGCTGAATATCAAAAAGATGGTATGACCTGGAGTGCAGAGAAACGCGCTGAAAACGAAAAGAAATTGCAAAGCTTGGGGCAGGACTATCAATTCCAAGGTAAAAAGCTGCAATCTGAGCAACAAGCGTTGATGCAACAAATCATGCAAGAGCTTGGCCCAAAAATGGAAGCAGTGGTAAAACAATTGGTTGAATCAGAAAAAATTGGCATGATCGTAGATGCTAAATCTGTGATGATGGCCAAACCTGAAAATGATTTAACTCCAAAAGTTACTGAACTGCTCAATAAAGCTAAGTAA
- the lpxD gene encoding UDP-3-O-(3-hydroxymyristoyl)glucosamine N-acyltransferase has product MARTYLLAELATMLDAELIGDPSQEISALATLQNATASDLTFIANPAYKKYLAATAAGAVLIHPDLISEFAGNKLVVKKPYVAYAQASQFFDDRLPPYVGIHPSAVIGAGCVLGTGISIGANVVLGEGVSVGDGVVIGPGSYIGDHSVVGKNTLLSANVTVYHGVSLGSNCRIHSGAVIGADGFGFAPDAGRWVKIFQLGGVIVGDNVEIGACTCIDRGALDNTYIADDVIIDNQVQIAHNVNIGKGTAIAAQTGIAGSTSIGEYCTIAGAVGIVGHLTITDKVHITAMSLVTGSITESGSYSSGTALGPTKEWRKNAARFRQLDKLATRLIKLDRSSGED; this is encoded by the coding sequence GTGGCGCGTACTTATTTATTGGCTGAATTGGCAACTATGTTGGATGCCGAGTTAATTGGCGATCCCAGTCAGGAAATAAGTGCGCTTGCTACTTTGCAAAATGCTACTGCAAGTGATCTAACTTTTATTGCAAACCCCGCCTATAAAAAATATCTGGCTGCTACTGCTGCAGGAGCTGTATTAATCCATCCAGATTTAATTAGTGAATTTGCCGGCAACAAGTTGGTAGTAAAGAAGCCATACGTTGCCTACGCACAAGCGTCGCAATTTTTTGATGATCGCCTCCCTCCTTATGTCGGGATTCATCCTTCAGCGGTGATAGGCGCGGGCTGTGTGCTGGGAACGGGTATTTCTATTGGTGCCAATGTTGTGTTGGGAGAGGGAGTTTCCGTTGGTGATGGTGTTGTAATTGGGCCGGGTAGTTATATCGGGGATCACAGTGTGGTGGGTAAAAATACGCTACTTTCTGCCAATGTAACAGTTTATCACGGCGTTTCTCTTGGCTCGAATTGTCGCATTCACAGTGGTGCGGTGATTGGGGCTGATGGATTTGGTTTTGCGCCAGACGCAGGGCGCTGGGTGAAAATTTTTCAGCTGGGCGGTGTTATTGTTGGCGATAATGTTGAGATAGGTGCGTGTACCTGTATAGATCGGGGAGCCCTGGATAACACTTATATTGCCGATGACGTTATTATCGATAATCAGGTGCAAATTGCCCATAACGTGAATATTGGTAAAGGCACTGCTATCGCTGCACAAACCGGTATTGCCGGCAGCACTTCTATTGGTGAATATTGTACGATAGCCGGCGCAGTAGGTATTGTCGGACATCTGACAATTACCGATAAGGTACATATTACGGCCATGAGTCTGGTGACTGGTTCAATTACAGAATCAGGCTCTTATTCTTCCGGAACGGCCCTTGGGCCAACAAAAGAATGGCGCAAGAACGCAGCGCGTTTTCGTCAGCTTGATAAATTGGCGACACGTTTAATCAAACTCGACCGTTCCAGCGGCGAGGACTAA
- the lpxA gene encoding acyl-ACP--UDP-N-acetylglucosamine O-acyltransferase, with protein MIHPSAIIHPDARLAADVEVGPWTIIGPDVEIGAGSVIASHVVIKGPTRIGKQNRIYQFSSIGEDTPDLKYKGEPTRLVIGDHNTIREGVTIHRGTVQDRNETTIGDHNLLMAYVHVGHDSVIGNHCILVNNAALAGHVHIGDWAILSGFTLVHQFCKIGAHSFSGMGTAIGKDVPAYVMVNGSPAEAKNINTEGLRRRGFTKEDIAVLTKAYKTIYRRGLTLDEALAELDAQVSECAALQLLIDSLRSSERGIVR; from the coding sequence TTGATTCATCCATCTGCAATAATTCATCCGGATGCACGTCTTGCGGCCGACGTAGAGGTAGGCCCATGGACTATTATCGGCCCTGATGTAGAAATCGGGGCAGGTAGTGTGATTGCTTCCCATGTAGTGATTAAAGGGCCAACACGTATCGGCAAGCAGAACCGAATTTATCAGTTTTCATCAATTGGTGAAGATACTCCGGATTTAAAATACAAAGGCGAGCCCACGCGTTTAGTTATTGGGGATCACAATACTATTCGTGAAGGCGTGACTATTCATCGCGGGACTGTCCAAGACCGAAATGAAACTACAATTGGCGATCACAATCTGCTCATGGCTTACGTCCATGTTGGACATGACAGTGTGATCGGTAACCACTGTATTCTGGTAAATAATGCGGCTTTAGCTGGTCATGTGCATATTGGGGATTGGGCGATTCTTAGTGGTTTTACGCTAGTTCATCAATTTTGCAAAATTGGCGCGCATAGTTTTTCCGGTATGGGGACTGCGATTGGCAAAGATGTGCCTGCCTATGTGATGGTAAATGGTAGTCCGGCCGAAGCGAAAAACATCAACACAGAGGGGCTGCGTCGTCGAGGCTTTACTAAAGAAGATATTGCTGTTCTCACCAAAGCCTATAAGACCATTTACCGGCGCGGCCTTACTCTTGATGAGGCTTTAGCAGAGCTAGACGCACAAGTGAGTGAGTGTGCAGCGCTGCAGCTGTTAATTGATTCCCTGAGATCATCTGAACGTGGAATCGTTCGCTAG
- the lpxB gene encoding lipid-A-disaccharide synthase, with protein MSDHIHIGIVVGEASGDILGAALMHELRKHFPNAEFSGIGGPRMLAEGFHSYFPQDRLAVMGLIEPLKRLPELLRIRKFLREHFIANPPAVFIGIDSPDFTIPLEATLKEKGIKTAHYVSPSVWAWRQKRILKIARSVDLMLTLLPFEAKFYQEHQVSVEFVGHHLADEIPLSVDKIAARKALGLPEEGRIVALLPGSRASEVERMGELFMRTAVHCLEQDPSLQFIIPAANSDRYRQLHIELNDYVDFPIELIHGHSHEALAAADVVLLASGTVTLEALLLKKPMVVAYKLAPLSYKILSWLVKTPWVSLPNLLAQKMLVPELIQDRATPEALSNAVMNYFENPEEALQLSDTFAVMHNELRRDASARAADAIVKLITTKV; from the coding sequence GTGTCTGATCACATACACATAGGTATTGTTGTCGGAGAAGCCTCCGGGGATATTCTCGGCGCCGCCTTGATGCATGAGCTGCGCAAACACTTCCCAAATGCAGAGTTTTCCGGAATCGGCGGCCCCCGTATGCTAGCGGAAGGTTTTCATTCCTATTTTCCGCAAGATCGTCTTGCGGTGATGGGGCTTATTGAGCCTTTAAAGCGTTTGCCTGAATTACTGAGAATTCGCAAATTTTTGCGTGAACATTTTATCGCAAACCCTCCTGCTGTTTTTATCGGAATTGATTCACCTGACTTTACGATTCCATTGGAAGCTACACTCAAAGAAAAAGGTATTAAAACCGCTCACTACGTCAGCCCTTCAGTTTGGGCTTGGCGACAGAAGCGTATTTTAAAAATCGCTCGCTCTGTGGACCTTATGCTCACACTCTTGCCGTTTGAGGCAAAGTTTTATCAGGAACATCAAGTTTCTGTTGAATTTGTAGGGCACCACCTTGCTGATGAAATTCCGTTGTCGGTAGATAAAATTGCTGCACGCAAAGCATTAGGTTTGCCCGAGGAAGGGCGCATAGTTGCACTATTACCGGGTAGTCGTGCATCAGAAGTTGAGCGGATGGGTGAATTGTTTATGCGCACTGCCGTGCATTGCCTCGAGCAAGACCCAAGCTTGCAATTCATTATTCCCGCTGCAAATTCAGATCGTTATCGTCAGCTGCATATTGAATTAAACGATTACGTTGATTTCCCAATTGAGTTAATTCATGGACATTCACATGAGGCACTCGCAGCAGCAGATGTTGTTCTCTTGGCGTCTGGTACCGTGACTTTGGAAGCACTCTTGTTGAAAAAGCCGATGGTAGTTGCTTATAAATTGGCGCCGCTATCGTATAAGATTTTATCCTGGCTAGTAAAAACTCCCTGGGTTTCGTTGCCCAATTTACTAGCTCAAAAAATGCTGGTGCCTGAATTAATTCAGGACAGAGCAACGCCTGAGGCACTCAGTAACGCAGTAATGAATTATTTTGAAAATCCGGAAGAGGCGCTGCAACTTAGCGATACTTTTGCTGTTATGCACAACGAATTGAGGCGTGATGCCAGTGCACGTGCTGCTGATGCTATTGTGAAACTGATTACTACAAAAGTCTGA
- the rnhB gene encoding ribonuclease HII codes for MEPFISIYTGALLAGCDEVGRGPLAGDVVAAAVILDPENPIAGLDDSKKLTEKKRELLFDEIQQKAKSWCIARASVAEIDKINILQASLLAMTRAVRGLHIQPEHVLVDGNKLPKWSYPAEAVVKGDSRVAAISAASILAKVTRDREMVLLDKQYPGYGFADHKGYPTKVHMDALEKLGVTPIHRTSYAPVKAKLEQLRLF; via the coding sequence ATGGAGCCCTTTATTAGTATTTATACGGGCGCATTGCTGGCGGGTTGCGATGAAGTTGGGCGTGGTCCTCTCGCTGGTGATGTGGTTGCCGCCGCCGTTATTCTTGATCCTGAAAATCCTATCGCGGGATTGGATGATTCAAAAAAACTCACAGAAAAAAAGCGCGAGCTGTTATTTGATGAAATACAACAGAAAGCGAAAAGTTGGTGTATTGCCCGTGCTTCTGTAGCAGAAATCGACAAGATTAATATCTTGCAAGCTAGTTTGTTGGCGATGACCCGGGCTGTTCGGGGATTGCATATCCAGCCAGAGCATGTGTTAGTGGATGGCAATAAATTACCTAAATGGAGTTATCCGGCTGAGGCCGTGGTTAAAGGTGATAGCCGTGTTGCAGCGATCAGTGCAGCTTCAATCTTGGCGAAGGTTACGCGTGATCGCGAAATGGTTTTATTGGATAAGCAATATCCAGGTTATGGTTTTGCTGATCACAAGGGGTATCCCACCAAAGTGCATATGGATGCATTGGAAAAATTGGGTGTTACTCCTATTCATCGAACATCGTATGCGCCGGTGAAAGCCAAGCTAGAACAGTTACGGCTTTTTTAA
- the fabZ gene encoding 3-hydroxyacyl-ACP dehydratase FabZ, protein MMDVNEIREYLPHRYPFLLVDRVVELVEGESIVAYKNITINEAVFNGHFPHFPVFPGVMIIEAMAQASGILGFKTMNKKPQDGSIYLFAGADDVRFKRQVVPGDRLQLESRVVSEKRGIWKFECKASVDGVLAASATILCADRSI, encoded by the coding sequence ATGATGGATGTTAATGAAATTCGCGAATACCTTCCTCACCGCTATCCGTTTCTACTGGTGGATAGAGTTGTTGAGTTGGTAGAGGGCGAATCTATAGTCGCTTACAAAAATATCACCATCAATGAGGCTGTCTTTAACGGTCATTTTCCCCACTTCCCTGTATTTCCCGGCGTAATGATTATTGAGGCCATGGCACAGGCTTCTGGAATTCTGGGTTTTAAAACCATGAATAAAAAGCCACAGGACGGTTCTATTTATTTATTTGCTGGTGCGGATGATGTTCGCTTCAAGCGTCAGGTTGTTCCCGGCGACCGTTTGCAACTGGAGTCACGCGTCGTTTCCGAAAAGCGTGGAATTTGGAAATTTGAATGCAAAGCCAGCGTAGATGGTGTCCTCGCTGCATCGGCAACTATTTTATGTGCGGATCGCAGTATTTAA